In Sandaracinaceae bacterium, the following proteins share a genomic window:
- a CDS encoding thioredoxin family protein, translating to MGRSLVALGALMVTWLVAGDANASFLDDVSESYRAALAEGRYGPALGMTYLAGLLTALTPCVYPMIAITVSIFGARQSDSRWRAAGLSSAYVLGIAALLTPLGVLSALAGSLFGAWTGNPWVMVPMSLLFLVMGASMFGAFDLALPTSVQTRLSQSGGVGFKGAFVMGLVSGLIAAPCAGPVISALLAYVSTTRDATFGALSMFTYSIGLGTLFFAVGTFALSLPKTGRWVDAVKSVFGLVMVIMAIYFVRDILRLPAPVTRDVRWLYAGAAMIPVGALLGAIHLSFKEGAWHQRARKGVGVLLITLGALALIRHQEALPEGAQITWETDYTAARTQAQQSGLPLLVDFGADWCSACRELDHMALSDARVVSEARRFVAVRIDLSDASDDVAQGHLRSYGQSGLPFVVMHHADGSEGPRVTAPMQAEPFLDLMRAVR from the coding sequence GTGGGACGCTCGCTGGTCGCGCTCGGCGCACTGATGGTGACGTGGCTGGTGGCGGGCGACGCAAACGCCTCGTTCTTGGACGACGTGTCCGAGAGCTACCGCGCGGCGCTCGCCGAAGGGCGCTACGGGCCAGCGCTGGGCATGACCTACCTGGCCGGCCTGCTGACCGCGCTCACGCCCTGCGTGTACCCGATGATCGCCATCACGGTGAGCATCTTCGGCGCCCGGCAGAGCGACTCGCGCTGGCGCGCCGCAGGCCTCTCCAGTGCTTATGTGCTCGGCATCGCGGCGCTGTTGACGCCCCTCGGGGTGCTCTCGGCCCTGGCGGGCTCGCTGTTCGGCGCGTGGACCGGGAACCCGTGGGTGATGGTGCCCATGTCGCTGCTCTTCCTGGTCATGGGCGCCAGCATGTTCGGCGCGTTCGACCTGGCGCTGCCCACCAGTGTCCAGACGCGCCTGTCGCAGTCCGGCGGCGTGGGCTTCAAGGGGGCCTTCGTCATGGGCTTGGTCAGCGGCCTGATCGCGGCCCCGTGCGCGGGCCCCGTCATCAGCGCGCTCTTGGCCTACGTGAGCACCACGCGCGACGCCACCTTCGGCGCGCTGAGCATGTTCACGTACTCCATCGGGCTCGGCACGCTGTTCTTCGCGGTGGGCACGTTCGCGCTGTCGCTGCCCAAGACGGGCCGCTGGGTGGACGCGGTCAAGAGCGTGTTCGGGCTGGTGATGGTCATCATGGCCATCTACTTCGTGCGCGACATCCTGCGCCTGCCGGCGCCCGTGACGCGCGACGTCCGCTGGCTGTACGCGGGGGCCGCCATGATCCCGGTCGGCGCGCTGCTGGGGGCCATCCACCTGTCCTTCAAAGAGGGCGCCTGGCACCAGCGGGCGCGCAAGGGCGTGGGGGTGCTGCTGATCACGCTCGGCGCGCTGGCCCTGATCCGGCACCAGGAGGCGCTGCCGGAGGGCGCGCAGATCACGTGGGAGACCGACTACACGGCCGCGCGGACGCAGGCGCAGCAGAGCGGGCTGCCGCTGCTGGTGGACTTCGGGGCGGACTGGTGCTCCGCGTGCCGCGAGCTCGACCACATGGCCCTCAGCGACGCGCGCGTGGTGTCCGAGGCGCGGCGCTTCGTGGCGGTGCGCATCGACCTCTCGGACGCCAGCGACGACGTGGCCCAGGGCCACCTGCGCAGCTACGGCCAGTCCGGCCTGCCCTTCGTGGTGATGCACCACGCGGACGGCTCCGAGGGCCCGCGCGTCACCGCGCCGATGCAGGCCGAGCCGTTCCTGGACTTGATGCGCGCCGTGCGTTGA
- a CDS encoding diacylglycerol kinase family lipid kinase encodes MIDPRKTYVIANPAGRGGWVGLNWHRLSDEIRAVLGADVQFLQTQSIGDGVRCAREAVEAGATTLVSFGGDGTHSEVADGIMRASAGQKVSLGILHAGTGGDFRRMLHASDDLGAACRVIAESEPVSVDCGWVEYVTESGESRGRHFLNIATTGIGGLVDRFVNESKHRLRGGAAYALATLRANMVYKPAEVTIEVDSENVGTYRVSAVGVCNGRWCGGGMMLAPNARLQDGLLDVVVLEAASTLRSLPVLQGVYKGTHTRSRLVHVFQGQRVRVTPHKNTAYMDIDGEAPGIAPASFQVRQKALRVHGVRPEFV; translated from the coding sequence ATGATCGACCCTCGCAAGACCTACGTCATCGCCAACCCCGCCGGACGCGGCGGCTGGGTGGGCCTCAATTGGCATCGCTTGAGCGACGAGATCCGCGCCGTGCTGGGCGCAGACGTGCAGTTCCTGCAGACGCAGAGCATCGGTGACGGCGTGCGCTGTGCGCGTGAGGCCGTGGAGGCCGGCGCCACCACGCTCGTCTCGTTCGGCGGCGACGGCACCCACAGCGAAGTGGCCGACGGCATCATGCGCGCGAGCGCGGGCCAGAAGGTCTCGCTGGGCATCCTGCACGCCGGCACGGGCGGAGACTTCCGGCGCATGCTGCACGCGTCGGACGACCTCGGCGCGGCGTGTCGCGTCATCGCCGAGAGCGAGCCCGTGAGCGTGGACTGCGGCTGGGTGGAGTACGTGACGGAGAGCGGCGAGTCGCGCGGCAGGCACTTCCTCAACATCGCGACCACCGGCATTGGTGGGCTGGTGGACCGCTTCGTGAACGAGTCCAAACACCGCTTGAGGGGCGGCGCGGCCTACGCCCTGGCCACCCTGCGCGCCAACATGGTCTACAAGCCGGCCGAGGTCACCATCGAGGTGGACTCGGAGAACGTGGGCACCTACCGGGTCTCGGCGGTGGGCGTGTGCAACGGGCGCTGGTGCGGCGGCGGCATGATGCTGGCGCCCAACGCGCGCCTGCAAGACGGCCTGCTGGACGTGGTGGTGCTGGAAGCGGCCAGCACGCTGCGCTCGCTGCCGGTGTTGCAGGGGGTCTACAAGGGGACGCACACGCGCTCGCGGCTGGTGCACGTGTTCCAGGGGCAGCGCGTGCGCGTCACTCCGCACAAGAACACCGCGTACATGGACATCGACGGTGAGGCCCCCGGCATCGCCCCCGCGTCGTTCCAGGTGCGCCAGAAGGCGCTACGCGTCCACGGCGTGCGGCCGGAGTTCGTCTGA